In Zingiber officinale cultivar Zhangliang chromosome 3B, Zo_v1.1, whole genome shotgun sequence, a single window of DNA contains:
- the LOC121968610 gene encoding zinc finger protein ZAT5-like gives MELAAEEGNSSASVSDVEFVHAVVKRRRTKRRRMLPSPPLPLIADSSSASSAETVSGTVTEEEEDMANCLILLAQGRAFSEPVGRREDKFTGGRLAGAGKAAGGFVYECKTCNKCFPSFQALGGHRTSHKKPKLAATAATAEENKRNSPVVAAGNDNLLQIGLNSSFSAKPKVHECAICGSEFSSGQALGGHMRRHRQLIAADAHVDVAKKEKSSFVSFDLNLPAPADVGEPRSPPSSSAFISAGNRPLIFSGSASSLAVNCHY, from the coding sequence ATGGAATTAGCGGCAGAAGAAGGCAATAGCAGCGCCAGCGTCTCTGACGTTGAGTTCGTCCACGCCGTCGTCAAGCGACGGCGCACCAAGCGCCGGCGCATGCTGCCCTCGCCGCCGTTGCCGTTGATCGCTGACTCCTCCTCTGCCTCCTCGGCGGAGACTGTATCCGGTACGGTTACAGAggaggaagaggacatggccaaTTGTCTCATCCTTCTCGCTCAAGGCCGGGCTTTTTCCGAGCCGGTGGGGCGGAGGGAGGATAAGTTCACCGGCGGGAGGCTCGCCGGCGCGGGAAAGGCCGCCGGCGGGTTTGTGTACGAGTGCAAGACTTGCAACAAGTGCTTTCCCTCCTTCCAGGCTCTCGGCGGGCACCGCACCAGCCACAAGAAGCCGAAATTGGCAGCGACCGCGGCGACGGCCGAGGAGAATAAGAGGAATTCGCCGGTCGTCGCCGCCGGGAACGACAATTTGCTGCAGATAGGCCTGAATTCTTCCTTCTCCGCGAAGCCGAAGGTGCATGAGTGCGCGATATGCGGGTCGGAGTTCAGCTCCGGGCAGGCGCTGGGAGGTCACATGCGGCGCCACCGGCAGCTGATTGCCGCAGATGCCCACGTCGACGTCgccaagaaggagaagagcagtTTCGTCTCTTTTGACCTCAATCTCCCTGCTCCGGCCGACGTCGGCGAGCCCCGGAGTCCGCCTTCGTCATCTGCGTTCATATCGGCCGGCAACCGGCCGCTAATCTTCTCCGGTTCTGCCTCATCTCTGGCGGTGAACTGCCATTACTGA